A segment of the Anguilla anguilla isolate fAngAng1 chromosome 6, fAngAng1.pri, whole genome shotgun sequence genome:
TTAGCCAGGCGAGTGGGATAAAGCGGTGTTTTTTTGCCACCTGCCTGCACCTGATATTGACTGTTAGCATATTAGTATTCGCATTAGCGAGCCACCTTTGCTGCCTTTGTGTCCGTCAGTAGTTTGCATGCTAGCTGTAGGGCGTCCCCGCGCATGGGTCAGCACAGTTCTACTAAGATAAGCCAGCTGAGGGGTTTCCTGTATTTAGTCTATATCTGAGGAGAGAAAAGCAGTAGGTATAAAGTTGGATTTACGCATTTGGATGTAACGGTTAGCCAAATAGTCATATAGttgacgttagctagctaaccggaAAAGCCTACAAGTAGATAGCTAGAAAAAACTGTTATACCATTATTTGATAGCTCATTTGATTTGTAAATCAGACGTTTTGACCAGACCCTTTGAATTCGCTTTAAGTCACCATGGCCCCCAAGAGAAGACCTATGCCCCTGAACATCACGCCTACCGGAGAAGGGCAGACGGCCTCCACCACGATTGATGCCGCCACCGAGTGAGTCTAAGTTCgtctgtgtattagtgtgtgacTGGTGTACGGGTGCCGTTCATAGCTGAATCGGGGTGTTTTGTCGCTGTTTGATCAGTATGTAATGCGTTGTTAGAAATTAAGCggaagtgtgtttgtatttcactCTGAAACCTTTGGGGATATACTCCGTAACGAACTAAAAACGTCAGTGTTCTGCCGATTGAGATAAACTAGTGATGGACTGCCAGCGATTACTCAAATTGTTTTAGACATAATTTGGTGAGGAGTTGCTTAAAGGGAATGATGAACGTCACACAAACGACTCATTCAGATGTCTGTTATCCCTCAAGAAATTCAATTCCTGCTCTGATTGAAATCACTTGGCCTTCTCATTACTGTTATTAGCAAGTCCTTCGCCCTGTTCAAGGGCAACTAACACAGTTTTCTTGCATCATACATTTTCCATTGGATGGAGTCCAGAGTTTGCCTGCAAGCAATCCAAGGAAGGATGTGTGTGGTGGAAGTCTGCAGTCCTACCTGGGATTTTGTATTGAACTGACTTTTCAGTGCTGCTTGGTGTGTAACCcaagcccagcacacacacactcgcatgtcTCTCTCACATAAATCTGGGCGCAGTCCTACAAATCATTTGGCTCCGTCCGACTGCAACCCACCGTCAGGCCCAGAATCCGTTATTTCTCTGTCTTGCTGGGCAGTTAACACTTGAACCTTTGAGGAGTAGGCtctttgaaatgtttgtttatttatttatttatttatttatttttattctaagtctgttctagaactcaattgCCTTCTTTTACCAGCAGTGGCTGTTTTCTGTAtggacaaagtcactgtgacatcacccattggCTCGCCATGGGCTTGGGGGAAAATGTTTGGAAACTGCAGAAGTGCACTTTTTTTGGCACCGCCATGTTGTGCAAATTGGAGCCAGACACTGTGcattggggaggaggggggggggggggggcatgtagTTCGGCCAAGTCTGGGTCATCCTCCGAGCGCGTGAGATACGGTGATTCCAATGTTAAAATCTTGTCCAAATAACTCAATGACTTAACAAGTCGGCTCATAGGGAGAcattagatgaagaaaaaacacctgtTGCGAATACATTGTACCTGTCCAGACCAACGCTTaatttgtctctctttctgaccTCACGCACCCCTTTCCTGTATCATCCCAACCCTGTACCCTGTCCCAACCGCACCCCTTACCCCTCCCCCATCTGAACCCaaccctgtaccccccccccatctcatccCAACCCtgtacccctccccccatctcatcctctccctgccccctgctccacccccctcgtacccctcccccccatctcatcctctccctgccccctgctccacccccctcGTACCCCACCCTGTCTCTCAGGGCCAACCTGGAGGCCCTGCAGAAGAAGCTGGGCGAGCTGGACCTGGACGATCAGCAGAAGAAGCGCCTGGAGGCCTTCCTTACCCAGAAGGCCAAGGTGGGCGAGCTGAAGGACGACGACTTCCACCGCATCTGCGAGCTCGGGGCCGGCAACGGGGGCGTGGTCAACAAGGTCCGCCACAAGCCGTCCAGCCTGGTGATGGCCcggaaggtgagagagagagggagggagggagggagggagggagggagggagggagggagggagggagggagagtgtgtgtgagagagacagggagggagagagggagagagggagggagggagagagggagagagagggggagagagacagacagggagggagggagggagggagggaaagagggagggagagagggagggagggagggaaagagggagggaaaattCAAATGAGGCGGCCGCCTGAAAATTCTCTACGCAGgaaaaaaggtgtgtgtgtttgtgtgtttgtgtgggagaCTGACTTGTcaccttttattattttggtcCCCTGTGATTTACGCTGGAGATGATTGACGTgatctccccctgccccccccgcaaGGTCACCTCCAAAGTTCTTTGCGTGCCGCGAAAGGCGCCATATTAACGTATGAAGACGCAGTCGGGCTttctgcccctcctcctcgtTCTTCCTCTTATTGTtgtcgtttgtgtgtgtaattatcCGCCCTGCTGAGCCTGacccacccgcccccctccccagctgaTCCACCTGGAGATCAAGCCCGCCATCCGGAACCAGATCATCCGCGAGCTGCAGGTCCTGCACGAGTGCAACTCGCCCTACATCGTGGGCTTCTACGGGGCCTTCTACAGCGACGGCGAGATCAGCATCTGCATGGAGCACATGGTGCGTTGCCACGGGAGACCGGGGGTTGGGTAATCAGGGGCTCTGAGCTGCTGATGTTCCTATCGTTCATTTATAATTCTgcttgcgtgcacacacacacacacacacacacacgcacgctcgcgcacactcacacacacacacacttccacacacacacacgcagggatCCCGTGTGTAAACGTGTTTGTCCCTGCAGGACGGGGGATCCCTGGATCAGGTGCTGAAAGAGGCTCGGAGGATTCCCGAAGAGATCCTCGGAAAAGTCAGCATAGCAGTGAGtattacccagcatccctcagTACTCCTCTGTACTCATAGCAGTGAGtattacccagcatccctcagTACTCATAGCAGTGAgtattacccagcatgcctcagTACTCATAGCAGTGAGtattacccagcatccctcagTACTCATAGCAGTGAGtattacccagcatccctcagTACTCATAGCAGTGAGtattacccagcatccctcagTACTCATAGCAGTGAGtattacccagcatccctcagTACTCCTCTGTACTCATAGCAGTGAGtattacccagcatccctcagTACTCCTCTGTACTCATAGCAGTGAGtattacccagcatccctcagTACTCCTCTGTACTCATAGCATTGAGtattacccagcatccctcagTACTCCTCTGTACTCATAGCAGTGAGtattacccagcatccctcagTACTCCTCTGTACTCATAGCAGTGAGtattacccagcatccctcagTACTCCTCTGTACTCATAGCAGTGAGtattacccagcatccctcagTACTCCTCTGTACTCATAGCAGTGAGtattacccagcatccctcagTACTCCTCTGTACTCAGCAGTGAGtattacccagcatccctcagTACTCCTCTGTACTCATAGCAGTGAGtattacccagcatccctcagTACTCCTCTGTACTCATAGCAGTGAGtattacccagcatccctcagTACTCCTCTGTACTCATAGCAGTGAGtattacccagcatccctcagTACTCCTCTGTACTCATAGCAGTGAGtattacccagcatccctcagTACTCCTCTGTACTCATAGCAGTGAGtattacccagcatccctcagTACTCCTCTGTACTCAGCAGTGAGtattacccagcatccctcagTACTCCTCTGTACTCATAGCAGTGAGtattacccagcatccctcagTACTCCTCTGTACTCATAGCAGTGAGtattacccagcatccctcagTACTCCTCTGGACTCATAGCAGTGAGCACAGGACAGTGTCACAGTGGAGTATGAGGGCACTGCAGTATTAGCACGCTGCTTTGCTTAGCAGTGCTCAGGGTTTCAGCAttgctgagagtctgtggctaAGATAAGAGGGgcggtgatgggggggggggatgcggggGGGTCTGGTTTAACGCTGAATCAGCGTGATCACTGTCCGGGTTGTGTATGTGAACACGTTAGCATTGGTTAGCCGCTGTAGAGCGTGGTCTAGGAGCACTAATCTGCAACGGAGATCTGCGTGTGGGAGAGCTGCTGAATGTGGAGTAGGACTGAgtcacaggaagtgggcggTTTTGGCTGCACAGGCAGACGCACCTCGggagtgactgactgacaggaTGTTGTGTTTTGAGTGTCGTCTCAGTCTATCTGCAATGTCTCTGACAGGTTCTGAGAGGGCTAGCGTACCTGCGGGAGAAACACCAGATAATGCACAGAGGTAAAGCACttcacaagtgtgtgtgtgtgtgtgtgtgtctgtgtggacgtgtgtgtgtctgtgtgtgtgtgtttctgtctgtgagtgtctgtgtgtgtgtgtgtgtatgtgtgtgtgtctgagtgtatgtgtgtgtccgtgtgtgtgtgtgtctgtgtgtgtgtgtgtgtgtgtgtctgagtgtctgagtgtatgtgtgtgtatctgtgtgtgtgtttctgtctgtgagtgtgtgtgtgtgtctgagtgtatgtgtgtgtgttcctccaTCCTGGTTTCATTATGCTGAGCTGGCTGGATGTTAAAACGGACGCACATACGGATTTCTATCCAGCCTCTCACCTGAAACCCCCCCTTCACAGACGTGAAGCCGTCCAACATCCTGGTGAACTCTCGCGGTGAGATCAAGCTGTGCGACTTCGGCGTGAGCGGCCAGCTCATCGACTCCATGGCCAACTCCTTCGTGGGGACGCGCTCCTACATGTCGGTGAGTCCTCCCGCCGCCACGCAGCCCAGACGACCTCCGAcccccgacccctgacccccttcCCTGCGGATTCGCAAAATCCCTCAGACATATCTCGGAAACATTCGGCCAATTATGCCACCGTctttcaaaactttattttcattttttgttgtttagtaATGAAAGGTACTCTGCTGGCATTTGGATGTACGGGTGTGCGGATGCAgaagtgtgtctgagtgtgtcagAGTCTCAGCAGGTGTCTGCCTTGGCCTGATTGCTCAAGAGCAGGTGTTACTGGAGGAGCAGGACAAGCCCTTACTCACCACGCcgtgtctctgtgtggtgtgtctggCAGTGATTCGGTCAACGTCGCTCCATAACTGACTCACAATTAAAAATCAAgagttcttcttttttttttttttcttcgcaaaCACAGTTTGGCGAAGTTCAGCAGTCGCTAAATCTAACTCGCCAAGCTGAGTTTGTGATGAAACACTGCAACTCGGGCAGATGTTGAACCCGTCCTGCCCTCTGTTGAGCTGTGTGGGTTCTCTGAGTTCAACTGTTCGGTTTCTCTGACTgactcttcccccctcccccctcttcccccacgCAGCCGGAGAGACTGCAGGGCACGCACTACTCTGTGCAGTCGGACGTGTGGAGCATGGGCCTGTCCCTGGTGGAGCTGTCCATCGGCCGCtaccccatcccccctcccgaCGCCAAGGAGCTGGAGGCCATTTTCGGGAGGCCCGTGATGGACGGCGGGGAGGGGCACAgcacctccccccgcccccgcccccccggccggCCCGTCAGTGGTGAGCACTGGCCCCCGTCGTCCCCGTTGTCCCTGTAGTCACTGTCGCTAATCTTAATGCTAATGCTTTTGTTTCTTCCGCTGATGCGGTTGTTGTCTTGGTAACTACTGTTCTAATAATGTGGCCATATTGTGTGTTGTACAGtaggtagggaactgggcttctaacatgaaggttgtgggttcaaaacCCAactggggcactgctgttgtccccatgagcaaagtacttaacgtGAACTGCTCCACACGGGTTGTatgtgaaaatgtcatttttaagataagagcgcctgctaaatgctgCACTGAAGGCTACCatgttagattttatttatttatttttaaaacttccacacacacacacacacacacacacatacaagtacATACAAGCATTCTCACATACaccgacacgcacacacacagacgcacacacacgcacacgcacgcgcacactcacacgcacatgcacacacacatacaagtacATACAAGCATTCTCACatacaccgacacacacacggacgcacacacactcacacagttgTGTACAGCTGACTCCGGTGTCTCTCCCCTAGGTCACGGTCCTGCCATGGCCATCTTTGAGCTGCTGGACTACATCGTGAACGAGGTCAGGGAGGGTCTCTCTTTTCTGACGTTTCTTATCATGGTTCCTCTCCTCTGCCCGAtcgctcacttcctgtcattctcctccctcacttcctgtcctttttCACCCTCGCTTCCTGTCCTTctcctccctcacttcctgtccttttGCACCCTCGCTTCCTGTCACTcctttctcacttcctgtcattctcctccctcacttcctgtccttttgcccccccccacttcctgtctttgcCCTCTCAACTTCCTGTCATTTTGCCCCCCACACTTCCTGTCCTTGCCCGCCCAACTTCCTGTCATTCTgctccctcacttcctgtccttctgTTCTCTCGTGCAGCCCCCTCCCAAGCTGCCACACGGCGTCTTCACTTCCGATTTCCAGGACTTTGTGACAAAATGGTGAGTTTGTTTGTTGGGAGGCTGTTTTGTTGGCAGCTTGTTTTTTAAAGCGCTGTCTTTTTAACTGCCTGATtctttgttctattttttttttccagcctcaTTAAGAACCCTGCGGAGAGAGCTGACCTGAAGATGCTAATggtaatgctaacgctaacagcgtgtctttttttttggtcatttcccagttttttctgtttctccctAATTTGGGACGTCCAGCCGTACCTGTAGGCGCAGCGGCGGGGCAGGACCGTTGCCGTGACGCCGGCGTCCTCCCGGCCGACCGCGGCTCTAACCGCCATCTCTCCGTTTGTCTTTGCCGCGCAGAACCACACCTTCATCAAGCGCtcggaggtggaggaggtggactTCGCCGGCTGGCTGTGCAAAACCATGGGCCTGAACCagcccagcacccccacccgcaCCGCCGTCTGACTGCTGTCTGCACCCAGcgctgtccgtctgtctgtccctgtgtccgtctgtctgtctgcggctctgtgtgtctgcacaggCCACTGGGATATaccgctttctctctctctctctctttctctttctgtgtatcactcactctgtcatcactctctctccctccctgtctctatcactctctctctgtctcactctctccccctccctgtctctctatcactctctctctcctacacgCATATGCATACCCAtccacagacgcacgcacacacaaaatttgTCCGTTCCCTCGCTCTTAcccccccttcacacacagcccccccccccccccgttttacAAGCACTCTGTATCATCTGGACCCCAATGCAAACGAGCGCTGAGAAAAGACTTACATTTTAGCGCCAGCTAAACGGAAGATGTGCATCtctgtttaaaatgagatcTGGGGCCTTTcactgctgtgccacagatTGTGTGCACCAACCAGATATTCAACTCCTGCGTTTATTCTCTGCGCTTTTCTTATTGTTAAAGTTCTGGAGGTTCTGGTCGGCCACAGTACTCTCCGGCGCTGACAGCACCGAGCTTCCATTGCCATGGTGTTGTGCTCGGCCACGCCTcctaaatgcattttcagaagcGGCGTCGAGACTTTCAGTTTTAAGAATAGAAGAAGAGTGTCTGGAGGATCTATTGAGTCTGTGGCTGCTCCGCCATTTTGTGCGTTTCTGGAGGCGGAGCTGTAGCTCAGCCAGGCgacgaaaaagaaaaagaggcgCTCTCCAAACCCGCTGTAGATCAGACCGTCCGCTCGCCAGGAAGCACGGGGAAGCCTTCGCCGTCGTCGTCTTCACAATCGGAGAAAGCGAGAATTTGAAAATGGACATTTTTGTACTTGCTCGTTTTTCTTTGCTCTTCAAACGCACCGAGCCGCTGTAGCTCCAGCGAGCGTCCGTACAAACCGCGCCACAGCAGCCGCGGTGTTAGCCTGACGGGTACAGACCGCGCCGCAGCAGCCGCGGCGTTAGCCTGACGGGTACAAACCGCGCCGCAGCAGCCGCGGCGTTAGCCTGACGGGTACAAACCGCGCCGTTAGCCTGACGGGTACAAACCGCGCTGCAGCAGCCGCGGCGTTAGCCTGACGGGTACAAACCGCGGCGTTAGCCTAACGGGTACAGACCGCGCAGCAGCAGCCGCGGCGTTAGCCTGACGGGTACAAACCGCGCCACAGCAGCCGCGGCGTTAGCCTGACGGGTACAAACCGCGCTGCAGCAGCCGCGGCGTTAGCCTGACGGGTACAAACCGCGCCACAGCAGCCGCGGCGTTAGCCTGACGGGTTGCATTGAAACGGGGTGTACTtctttcttgtttgtttgttttggatcattTTGATTATGTCGTTAAACATTAATTCATAATCTTTCACACAGGTCTTTGTATCCAAAGATGCCCAAACCAGAGTTCATAAGAGTATTTTTACCGATTATTTAAAGCAGTATTGTTATAACTTTGGATCACAGCGTTATTTTTTTGGCTTGGCAGTAAGACGCCTGCTAGAAATGGGATAATTGTAgaatttgtccaaaaaaaaaaaaaggtgaagagCCATCTCTACTGCGTTTGAGTGACAGGAGGTTGGTTTCTGTGGTTACTGGGTCTCTGTGTAGATCTTGACGGTTTAATTTGCAGCCATCCACAGCCACAgctactgacacacaaacacacacacgtatatgtatacacacacacgcgcacacactcactcacagtctcacaaacacacacacacatgtatactcgcacgcgcgcacacactcactcacagtctcacacaaacacacacacgtatatgtatacacacgcacgcacacacactcactcacagtctcacacaaacacacacacatatgtacacacacacgcgcacacactcactcacagtctcacacaaacacacacacgtatatgtatacacacacacgcacacacacacactcactcacagtctcacacaaacacacacatgtatacacacacacacacacacactcactcacagtctcacacaaacacacacatgtatatgtatacacacacgcacacacacacactcactcacagtctcacacaaacacacacatgtatacacacacacacacacactcactcacagtctcacacaaacacacacatgtatacacacacacacacacactcactcacagtctcacacaaacacacacatgtatatgtatacacacacacgcacacacacacactcactcacagtctcacacaaacacacacatgtatacacacacacacacacacactcactcacagtctcacacaaacacacacacgtatatgtatacacacacacgcgcacacacacactcactcacagtctcacacaaacacacacacgtatgtatacacacacacgcacgcgcacacactcactcacagtctcacacaaacacacacacgtatgtatacacacacacgcacgcgcacacactcactcacagtctcacacaaacacacacacgtatgtatacacacacacgcacgcgcacacactcactcacagtctcacacaaacacacacacatatgtatacacacgcacgcgcacacacactcactcacagtctcacacaaacacacacacatatgtatacacacgcacgcgcacacactcactcacagtctcacataaacacacacacgtatatgtatacacacgcacgcacacaaacacacacacatatgtatacacacacacacacactcactcagtctcgcacgaacacacacacgtatatgtatacacacgcacgcgcacacacactcactcacagtctcacacaaacacacacacatatgtatacacacacacacactcactcagtctcgcacgaacacacacatacagacacacactctgactCACAATGTCACACATTGAcacaagtgcgcacacacacacacacacacacacacgccttcaGTGTCTGCACATATCAGAATCTCCTCCGCCCACTCACGTTCTTTTGCTCTCTTTATTCTTCATGCGTTCTCACCTCCGTGTGGCTGAGAGTCGTAGCGTTGCAGCTCTCATACCTGCTGTGTCATACGGTTATTTTTACAGGCTGCGGTTATTACTGggtgtttgtttaaaaatgcgCTTGTGGAGTTAGAACCTCAGTGACACAGCCCTCCGGGTTCCGGCCCGTTTTCAGCCTGCTTACGATCCAAAGCCTGCTCTTATCGGTGATACCAGCAGAAACGGGTCTCACTTCTgtatttacaatacatttaaaaaaacaacctggCCTGCTTGTTGGGTCCATTTAAAAATCGAGTTTGGGACAAGCATCTGGCACTAGCAGTTCCTTTTTGTGTACAACCCGTCTGTACAACCATGTTTTCCTATTTGTGAACGCaagatggatagatggatattTTGCTGCCAGTGTTGAACCACACACATCTTTTAGAAtgcagacaaagaaaaaaaaaaaaaactttgtacgATCGAGATTGCGGCTTGATTATCGGTTGACTTGTGAAAGTAATTATTGCTACTAAAAATCATGTAGGAATGTAAGGAAGAGCAATGCAAGCAGTCTTCCCGCCAAATCATTCAAATGAACAACTGCTGCGGTTTGGCCTTTGGCCTTCCGGAACCGTCTCCCGTTGCCCGGGAGATGAGAACCGTTCTGGAACCGTCTCCCGTTGCCCGGGAGATGAGAAccgttctggaacattctgccACTCCCCAAGTTTTTTGTCTCTCTGTGGTTCTGCTGTGTAGatgcgtttgcgtgtgcgtgtgtacatgcagtaCGTGCCTGCatatacgtgtgcgtgtgtgtgtgtgtgtacatacagtacgtgCCTGCatatacgtgtgcgtgtgtgtgtgtgtgtacatacagtatgtgcctgcatatacgtgtgcgtgtgtgtgtgtgtgtacatacagtacgtgcctgcatatacgtgtgtgtgtgtgtacatacagtacgtgcctgcatatacgtgtgtgtccaaacacaaacacgcgaATCATGCTCATACGtcatgtttttggtttgttctcCGTCAGCTGGTTAAACCGTgtgaatgtaaatttttttttttttttttttttttaagtgttaaaAGCAAATTTTAAACTGCAGAAATAGAATGATGGAGAACCACGGCTGCGtgcagacctgggggggggtggcggggggggccgggggggaggggagaaataTTACGGGATGCATTTCCCATTCGCACGCAAAGCATGCTCTTCCGCGATTGGCTGAGCCTTTTTTTCTCTGGGTTTTCTGCCCCAATCAGAGGAGAGCATTTTGAGCGTGCGCTAGTCGTCAGGCTGCTTCGGTCTCAGGTTTAGTTTCCTTTTCTTAGTAAGAGATGcatgatgaaaatatttaagactttggtgAAGGGaggaacatatatat
Coding sequences within it:
- the map2k2b gene encoding dual specificity mitogen-activated protein kinase kinase 2b, with product MAPKRRPMPLNITPTGEGQTASTTIDAATEANLEALQKKLGELDLDDQQKKRLEAFLTQKAKVGELKDDDFHRICELGAGNGGVVNKVRHKPSSLVMARKLIHLEIKPAIRNQIIRELQVLHECNSPYIVGFYGAFYSDGEISICMEHMDGGSLDQVLKEARRIPEEILGKVSIAVLRGLAYLREKHQIMHRDVKPSNILVNSRGEIKLCDFGVSGQLIDSMANSFVGTRSYMSPERLQGTHYSVQSDVWSMGLSLVELSIGRYPIPPPDAKELEAIFGRPVMDGGEGHSTSPRPRPPGRPVSGHGPAMAIFELLDYIVNEPPPKLPHGVFTSDFQDFVTKCLIKNPAERADLKMLMNHTFIKRSEVEEVDFAGWLCKTMGLNQPSTPTRTAV